A window from Corynebacterium singulare encodes these proteins:
- the budA gene encoding acetolactate decarboxylase, translating into MIVRHTIFQNSLMTALLDGIYDGEMTIGELLGKGNFGIGTFDALDGEMIILDGVCYQLRGDGTATVADLGQGTPFAVATNFVPRIKVDAPKGLKREELSAFIDELEPSANYMYAVRITGRFSNVVTRTVVKQSKPYPPMAQAVGGDKELRFSDVEGTIGGFRTPVFEKGISVPGCHVHFIDAARTSGGHVLDYTVDEATIELCPGTDLDLRLPLTHEFRSANLAPDDLDQQLHTTEIKD; encoded by the coding sequence CCATCTTCCAGAACTCCCTCATGACTGCCCTGTTGGACGGCATTTACGATGGCGAGATGACCATCGGCGAGCTCTTGGGGAAGGGTAATTTCGGCATCGGTACCTTCGATGCGCTGGATGGTGAGATGATTATCCTCGACGGTGTCTGCTACCAACTGCGCGGGGACGGCACCGCGACGGTCGCTGACCTGGGCCAAGGAACCCCCTTCGCCGTTGCGACGAATTTCGTCCCCCGCATTAAGGTGGACGCCCCCAAGGGACTGAAGCGCGAGGAGCTTTCAGCCTTCATCGATGAGCTCGAGCCCTCAGCTAACTACATGTACGCGGTGCGTATCACCGGCCGCTTCAGCAACGTGGTTACCCGCACGGTGGTCAAGCAGAGCAAGCCCTATCCGCCGATGGCGCAGGCAGTGGGCGGCGATAAGGAGCTGCGCTTTAGCGACGTTGAAGGCACCATCGGTGGTTTCCGCACCCCGGTCTTTGAAAAAGGAATTTCAGTACCCGGATGTCACGTGCACTTTATCGACGCTGCACGCACCTCCGGTGGACACGTGCTGGACTACACGGTGGATGAGGCCACCATTGAGCTATGCCCCGGCACGGACCTCGATCTGCGCTTGCCACTGACTCACGAGTTCCGCTCCGCCAACCTGGCCCCTGATGACCTGGACCAGCAGCTGCACACGACGGAGATTAAGGATTAG